A single window of Paenibacillus sp. FSL H8-0537 DNA harbors:
- a CDS encoding KinB-signaling pathway activation protein, with the protein MNIRKWFFLFWSCMAVGGLATAICGITMQWTDPEFGFMGLDASGFNFAMMALVGLMFGAFSQMGFFAYLTLNYIALSVFRKSYLWNTLQGYSTVFAALALGYLLFEQRTNGWFFWLLPLLLMVFSLAVSYVKVKQTKAVAFVPTAFLMFTVTFIEAYPALKGETNTAAIIFMIVPLFVCNAYQILMLPRILKSEATESASSAKPVA; encoded by the coding sequence GTGAATATCAGAAAATGGTTTTTTCTTTTTTGGAGCTGTATGGCAGTCGGTGGTTTGGCTACAGCGATATGCGGAATAACGATGCAGTGGACGGATCCAGAGTTTGGTTTTATGGGACTGGATGCCTCAGGATTCAATTTTGCCATGATGGCGCTTGTTGGCCTTATGTTTGGGGCATTTAGCCAGATGGGCTTTTTCGCTTATTTGACTTTAAATTATATCGCGCTTAGCGTGTTTCGCAAAAGCTATCTCTGGAATACGCTGCAAGGCTATTCCACCGTGTTTGCAGCATTAGCTTTAGGCTATTTGCTGTTTGAGCAGCGGACGAATGGCTGGTTCTTCTGGCTTCTGCCGCTTCTGCTTATGGTGTTCTCCCTTGCTGTTTCTTATGTAAAGGTGAAGCAGACGAAAGCTGTAGCTTTTGTGCCGACCGCGTTTCTGATGTTCACTGTTACGTTCATTGAAGCTTATCCGGCTTTAAAAGGGGAAACCAATACTGCAGCCATCATCTTTATGATTGTGCCGCTGTTCGTATGTAATGCGTACCAAATATTGATGCTGCCGCGGATTTTGAAAAGCGAAGCGACCGAATCTGCATCATCTGCAAAGCCGGTCGCTTAA
- the gerD gene encoding spore germination lipoprotein GerD — translation MRIRMTVIMLLIATSFVLTSCGSESSGSSQQVTYKDMKSMVIDILKTEDAQKALQESAQQMSGYNGNTSKLLSVQDQEQVRLAVKDVLVAPEYDKVIKTLMTDVRFAGEFAKAVNKQNKEIHQQLLKDPSYQEQLIKVMKNPEMDRMILEVLQSTQYKKQVMSIMQESMQNPLFKLEVLDLMKKAVQEELKPKPNEKVDKQGSGEEQQGSGEDSGGDQEDSGSGDGQQDSTM, via the coding sequence ATGCGCATTCGTATGACGGTAATTATGCTTCTCATTGCAACGTCTTTTGTCTTGACCAGTTGTGGATCAGAATCATCGGGAAGCAGCCAGCAAGTCACGTACAAAGACATGAAATCGATGGTCATTGATATACTCAAAACGGAGGATGCTCAAAAAGCGCTCCAGGAATCGGCACAGCAAATGTCGGGCTATAACGGAAATACGTCCAAGCTTTTGTCTGTGCAGGATCAAGAGCAAGTCCGTTTGGCGGTAAAGGATGTGCTGGTCGCACCGGAATATGACAAGGTAATCAAAACGCTGATGACCGACGTTCGTTTCGCCGGGGAATTTGCCAAAGCCGTCAATAAGCAGAACAAGGAAATCCACCAGCAGCTGCTTAAAGATCCGTCGTATCAGGAGCAGTTAATCAAGGTAATGAAAAATCCGGAGATGGATCGGATGATTTTGGAGGTGCTGCAAAGCACGCAGTACAAAAAACAAGTCATGTCCATTATGCAGGAGTCGATGCAAAATCCGCTTTTCAAGCTTGAAGTGCTCGATCTAATGAAGAAAGCCGTACAGGAAGAACTGAAACCAAAGCCTAACGAGAAGGTCGACAAGCAAGGCTCTGGAGAGGAGCAACAAGGCTCCGGTGAAGATAGCGGCGGCGATCAGGAGGATTCTGGCTCGGGAGACGGACAGCAGGATAGTACGATGTAG